One part of the Terriglobales bacterium genome encodes these proteins:
- a CDS encoding radical SAM protein, translating into MRRKDLMKSWGRILAGSAPMLSIEITRECPLTCPGCYAYGADHLGGDVTLTQVADFRGDQLVEGVVGLVRKHKPLQVSLVGGEPLVRHKELSRILPQLSEMGVYTLIVTSAVIPIPMEWMKLPRVTIGISIDGLPEHHDIRRKPATYERILKNIEGRKVNVHWTIVQNNMERPNYREEYVKFWSERPEIDRIWVSTYTPQLGEKTPEMLTPESRKQLSAELVGLSNTYKKLLWSNYLSEAMLTPPQSPDECIFSRMSINYTADLKKLVEPCVFGGTPDCSQCGCAISIGAHRIGHHKVGGILPARYLMEGSVKIGKVVAAMNSKSQDLVRWGKRPAAKPQAPDLVNIQVE; encoded by the coding sequence ATGCGCCGGAAAGATTTGATGAAGTCTTGGGGACGAATCCTTGCGGGTAGTGCTCCCATGCTTTCCATCGAGATTACGCGCGAGTGCCCCCTAACCTGCCCTGGATGCTATGCCTACGGGGCTGACCACTTAGGTGGTGACGTAACCCTGACCCAGGTAGCCGATTTCCGCGGAGACCAGCTCGTAGAGGGCGTGGTCGGCCTGGTACGCAAACATAAGCCGCTGCAGGTTTCCCTGGTGGGCGGCGAGCCGCTGGTACGCCATAAGGAACTGAGCCGTATCCTGCCCCAATTGAGCGAGATGGGCGTGTACACCCTCATCGTGACCAGCGCCGTGATCCCCATTCCCATGGAATGGATGAAGCTGCCCCGGGTGACGATTGGGATTTCCATCGACGGCTTGCCCGAACATCACGATATCCGCCGCAAGCCGGCAACCTACGAACGCATCCTCAAGAACATCGAGGGACGCAAGGTCAACGTTCACTGGACCATCGTGCAGAACAACATGGAGCGTCCTAACTACCGCGAGGAATATGTAAAGTTCTGGAGTGAGCGGCCTGAGATTGACCGCATTTGGGTTAGCACCTATACCCCGCAATTGGGAGAGAAAACGCCCGAGATGCTTACCCCCGAATCGCGCAAGCAGTTGAGCGCAGAACTGGTTGGTCTCTCCAACACTTACAAGAAACTGCTTTGGAGCAACTATCTCTCTGAAGCCATGCTGACGCCGCCGCAAAGTCCTGATGAGTGCATTTTCTCCAGGATGTCCATCAACTATACGGCTGATCTGAAGAAGCTCGTTGAACCATGCGTATTCGGCGGCACGCCGGATTGCAGCCAGTGCGGCTGCGCCATCAGCATCGGGGCCCATAGAATTGGTCACCACAAGGTTGGCGGTATTTTACCTGCCCGTTACCTGATGGAAGGTTCAGTCAAGATCGGCAAAGTCGTGGCGGCCATGAACTCTAAATCCCAGGATTTGGTGCGCTGGGGAAAACGCCCCGCAGCCAAGCCGCAAGCCCCAGACTTGGTAAATATCCAAGTCGAATAA
- a CDS encoding RHS repeat-associated core domain-containing protein, with protein sequence MNLFLGSNSKGYRLQYECDNTGIDCLWYWRGGPTGVQIGWDQAYEEDPVAVYEWRNSQLWPSYTRADVMTPDGGNHHLMYTGSVATSELRSFDGSGIRSSAVGGDAPASGIFDRYGNYHSANNGSAPPVVLAEDPNGNQIIWQGGLPPAPPVISDTLGRTMIWPIYPIGSESYFVYRLGIATSDFSGCTGPLPITSATLWTLPGAVNGSYPVKLCYAKASILSNFPAGDVQVQATGETLQSIVLPNGTAWSFEYNSRSPGDPPNVNYGDLTKITLPTGGTISYSWDNLSLCGSSITDLSRVVTSRTIDANDGTGPHTFTYAYSFSTGPALTTTVTDPQGNQSIHAFTVFAVPNNCTYYETRAQDFQGSSAAGVVLKTVTTDYQSTSVDITTDPNFSSVAWAVQPIRTTTTWPNGQNSKVEQDYSNDFPLPSATSSHGSVGTIAARREYDYGSSTPTRTTTYSYLYQSNPAYFSRNIVERATVQTVIASNGSTAAQTINTYDSTGVQSDLGGAPNHDGNFSTVYTTRGNLTQVQHWLNPGNTYMTTSTNYYDDLGNLRQTTDARGYSTTFDYSDSWWGGGNCVPGGYNTQAYLRQVTNALNYQEQYDYYYPCTGLLAHTRDTNDLANSRNGTIFTYDFLNRPLQVTRTDGGQTNYFYNDNLASFPNFYIDRQDLIDSASNTWAESWTGFDGIGRVNRTAKRNGEPGANITDQGDTCYDALGRKSFVRYPYQGPGWNSSSYPCSNSSSTPGDTFTYDAMGRVTQVTNADGSTVITDYSQFPIVTVTDQAGKRRRSQTDAFGRLIAVWEPDANGNFTYETDYQYDTLDNLVRVDQKGGDPSPANWRTRLFSYDSLSRLLSTTNPESGTITYAYDNASNLISKIAPAPNQTGTATLTTTYGYDALNRLTGKSYSSGGGVVYVYDQSTLWGISIQNGWGRLSSEYNYAATGNGDSVGFLNSYDPLGRTVYQLQFNQRIPTQVNKEFRYAYNLDGSLKTVTYPSGRLVTYTYNKAQRPISAANTATTFATGAHYTAWGALSSVVNSGMTTTDYYNLRMQPCRLATNSAGVVSSSNPCTDSTNLGNVLDLGYDFNSCNGNGGNNGNVCRLINNKIGQSARSQSFQYDALNRLLSATSANWNQSYTYDIWGNLYKKTVGGTVVPPDAALDLTVNGVSTINNKNQAAQNWCYDAAGNIVDPNQPCPATPPSSYSNVYDGENRLTYATVGGLTSSYDYDADGLRVKKTGSTNTLYWYGPGGEVLEETDLNGNLQNEYVFFGGKRTARYNATSGYTFYFSDHLGSADVVTDALGNIKEESDYYPFGGERIITDLGIGNNYKFTGKERDTETGCDYFGARYYCNPIGRFLTPDKPFADQHPANPQSWNLYTYTRNNPLKFIDDTGEGAQLAKSAAVNAALSSDPTFNSVLLAANNFSPGGFEDALNSGSLSNLNEGAGNTLRGLAGEATVIDHIREEGDGPAPSPIDLPDVHPDIGVRMQNSPLFPVAPQLLNVATASNPVGLGNDITLSPTIYVRYVEVKSGVSASSFSTGVDQAVATAAAINKAGKSGSAISTLVVDATAWGKLKPGQRADLITRAQAGGAYIQVQLGLAGEARDRAQNLINKVQNARDEIDRE encoded by the coding sequence ATGAACTTGTTCCTTGGCTCCAACAGCAAAGGCTATCGTCTGCAGTATGAGTGCGATAACACCGGAATAGACTGCTTGTGGTACTGGAGAGGGGGCCCCACCGGCGTGCAAATCGGTTGGGACCAGGCTTATGAAGAGGACCCAGTCGCAGTTTATGAGTGGCGAAATTCCCAGTTGTGGCCTTCGTACACGCGTGCAGATGTCATGACTCCAGACGGAGGCAACCATCATCTTATGTATACGGGGTCTGTTGCAACTTCTGAGCTTAGGTCATTCGATGGAAGTGGCATCCGTAGCTCCGCCGTTGGCGGAGACGCTCCAGCAAGTGGAATCTTCGACCGATATGGCAACTATCACAGTGCTAACAACGGTTCCGCTCCGCCTGTTGTTCTGGCCGAAGATCCGAATGGAAATCAGATCATATGGCAAGGCGGGTTGCCTCCTGCACCACCGGTGATTTCCGATACATTAGGTCGAACGATGATTTGGCCTATTTACCCTATCGGTTCTGAGAGCTACTTTGTCTATAGACTGGGCATCGCCACATCGGACTTCAGCGGTTGTACAGGGCCGTTGCCTATCACATCAGCTACTTTGTGGACTTTACCCGGCGCAGTAAATGGTAGCTACCCAGTAAAGCTGTGTTACGCAAAGGCCAGCATTCTTTCCAACTTTCCTGCAGGAGATGTTCAGGTTCAAGCAACCGGGGAGACTCTTCAAAGTATCGTTCTTCCCAACGGCACCGCTTGGAGCTTCGAATATAACAGCCGTAGCCCTGGGGATCCTCCAAATGTCAATTATGGCGATTTGACGAAAATAACGCTTCCAACCGGAGGAACGATCTCTTATAGCTGGGATAACTTATCGCTTTGTGGTAGTTCTATAACTGACTTAAGCCGTGTTGTTACGAGCCGAACCATTGACGCCAATGACGGCACTGGTCCGCATACATTTACGTATGCTTACAGCTTCTCAACCGGGCCCGCGCTCACTACAACAGTTACTGATCCACAAGGCAACCAGAGCATTCACGCTTTCACGGTGTTTGCAGTACCGAATAATTGTACCTACTATGAAACTCGTGCGCAGGACTTCCAAGGTTCTAGTGCGGCAGGAGTGGTACTCAAAACAGTAACAACCGACTATCAGAGTACTTCAGTAGATATAACTACAGACCCAAATTTCTCTTCAGTTGCTTGGGCGGTCCAACCCATCCGTACAACCACAACCTGGCCAAATGGTCAGAACTCCAAAGTAGAGCAAGACTACAGCAACGACTTCCCGCTTCCAAGTGCAACTTCCTCACACGGATCAGTGGGGACTATAGCCGCGCGCCGCGAATATGACTACGGGTCCAGCACGCCGACGCGAACGACCACATACTCTTACCTCTATCAGTCCAATCCGGCCTACTTTAGTCGCAATATTGTGGAAAGGGCTACAGTCCAGACTGTCATCGCTTCTAATGGCTCCACCGCTGCCCAAACCATCAACACCTACGACAGCACAGGCGTACAAAGCGATTTAGGCGGGGCACCCAACCACGATGGCAACTTTTCCACTGTGTACACCACCCGCGGCAACCTGACGCAGGTGCAGCACTGGCTGAATCCGGGCAATACGTACATGACGACTTCAACCAATTACTACGACGACCTGGGAAATCTGCGGCAGACGACCGACGCTCGGGGGTACTCGACGACCTTTGACTATTCCGATAGCTGGTGGGGTGGCGGAAACTGCGTTCCAGGCGGGTACAACACACAGGCCTATCTACGACAGGTCACCAATGCCCTGAACTATCAAGAGCAATACGACTACTACTATCCTTGCACCGGATTGCTGGCCCACACCCGTGATACAAACGATCTAGCCAATAGCCGCAACGGCACAATCTTCACCTACGATTTCTTGAACCGCCCGTTGCAGGTCACCCGTACCGATGGCGGCCAGACCAACTATTTTTACAACGACAATCTCGCCAGCTTCCCCAACTTCTACATTGACCGGCAAGACCTGATTGACTCTGCTTCCAACACCTGGGCGGAATCATGGACTGGGTTCGATGGCATAGGCCGGGTTAACCGCACGGCCAAGCGCAATGGCGAACCGGGCGCCAACATTACCGACCAGGGCGACACTTGCTACGATGCCCTAGGCCGAAAGTCCTTCGTCCGCTACCCATATCAGGGACCGGGCTGGAACAGTAGCTCTTACCCCTGTTCCAACTCTTCCTCCACTCCTGGCGATACATTCACCTACGACGCAATGGGCCGGGTGACACAGGTTACCAACGCTGATGGTAGTACCGTCATCACAGATTATTCACAGTTCCCGATTGTCACCGTCACCGACCAGGCCGGCAAACGGCGCCGCAGTCAGACCGATGCGTTCGGCAGGCTTATCGCAGTCTGGGAACCGGATGCCAACGGTAATTTCACCTACGAGACTGACTACCAGTACGACACGCTCGATAACTTGGTCCGCGTAGACCAGAAGGGCGGCGATCCTAGTCCGGCGAACTGGCGTACGCGCCTGTTCTCCTACGATTCGCTCTCGCGTCTGCTGAGTACCACCAATCCAGAGTCCGGAACAATAACTTACGCCTACGATAACGCCAGCAATCTGATCTCAAAGATCGCCCCGGCACCCAACCAGACGGGCACGGCCACACTCACTACTACCTACGGCTACGACGCGCTGAACCGGCTGACAGGGAAATCCTACTCCTCAGGGGGAGGCGTAGTTTACGTCTATGATCAGAGCACTCTCTGGGGAATTTCCATCCAGAACGGATGGGGCCGCCTCAGCTCGGAATACAATTACGCGGCAACAGGAAATGGAGACTCGGTAGGATTCCTGAACAGTTATGACCCACTAGGCCGCACGGTTTACCAGCTTCAGTTCAACCAGCGCATTCCCACGCAAGTCAACAAGGAATTCCGCTACGCTTACAACCTTGATGGCTCTCTGAAGACAGTTACGTATCCCAGTGGGCGGCTAGTCACCTATACCTACAATAAGGCCCAAAGGCCGATCTCTGCGGCGAACACCGCCACCACTTTCGCCACAGGCGCGCATTACACCGCCTGGGGCGCACTCAGCAGCGTGGTGAACAGCGGCATGACCACCACCGATTACTACAACCTGCGCATGCAGCCGTGCCGTCTGGCTACGAACAGTGCAGGCGTTGTGTCCAGTTCAAATCCGTGTACTGACTCCACGAACTTGGGCAATGTGCTGGATCTGGGTTATGACTTCAACTCCTGCAACGGTAATGGAGGCAACAACGGCAACGTCTGCCGGTTAATCAACAACAAGATTGGCCAAAGCGCACGCTCCCAGAGCTTCCAATATGACGCCCTGAACCGGTTGCTTTCAGCCACTTCCGCGAATTGGAACCAAAGTTACACCTATGACATCTGGGGAAATCTGTATAAAAAGACCGTCGGAGGGACAGTTGTACCACCCGACGCTGCCCTGGATTTGACTGTAAATGGTGTGAGTACGATCAATAACAAAAATCAAGCGGCACAAAACTGGTGCTACGACGCTGCCGGAAACATTGTTGATCCTAATCAGCCCTGCCCAGCTACTCCTCCTAGCAGCTATTCTAACGTCTACGACGGAGAGAACCGGCTGACCTATGCGACGGTTGGCGGTCTCACCAGCTCTTATGACTATGACGCCGACGGACTGCGGGTAAAAAAGACTGGAAGCACCAATACTCTGTATTGGTACGGACCGGGGGGCGAAGTGTTAGAAGAAACCGACCTCAACGGCAATCTGCAAAATGAGTATGTTTTCTTCGGCGGCAAGCGCACGGCGCGGTACAACGCGACAAGCGGATACACGTTCTACTTTAGCGATCATCTCGGCTCTGCGGATGTTGTCACGGATGCCCTAGGCAACATCAAAGAGGAATCGGATTACTATCCCTTCGGCGGCGAGCGCATAATTACCGACCTAGGCATCGGCAACAACTATAAGTTCACCGGCAAAGAACGCGACACCGAAACCGGCTGCGACTACTTTGGAGCCCGCTATTACTGCAATCCCATTGGACGATTCCTAACCCCAGATAAGCCATTTGCGGACCAGCATCCCGCGAACCCTCAATCGTGGAATTTATATACCTACACTAGGAACAATCCGCTGAAATTCATAGACGATACGGGAGAGGGAGCCCAACTAGCTAAATCGGCGGCTGTCAATGCTGCCTTGAGCAGTGATCCCACATTCAACAGCGTGCTTTTGGCCGCTAATAATTTCAGTCCTGGTGGTTTCGAAGATGCCCTCAATTCTGGCAGTCTCTCAAACCTGAATGAGGGCGCCGGTAACACACTTCGGGGGCTGGCTGGCGAAGCCACTGTCATTGATCATATCCGTGAAGAAGGTGATGGTCCCGCTCCATCGCCGATAGACCTTCCTGATGTTCATCCTGACATCGGTGTTAGGATGCAGAATAGTCCGTTGTTCCCGGTTGCGCCCCAACTGCTTAACGTGGCCACTGCTTCCAATCCCGTCGGTCTGGGTAATGACATAACTCTCAGCCCAACCATCTACGTGAGGTATGTGGAGGTTAAGTCCGGGGTCAGCGCTAGCTCATTCAGTACGGGTGTAGACCAAGCTGTTGCTACGGCCGCGGCGATTAACAAGGCTGGGAAGAGTGGGAGTGCGATTTCGACGTTGGTAGTAGATGCTACTGCCTGGGGTAAACTGAAGCCGGGACAGCGAGCAGACCTTATAACTCGAGCACAAGCCGGCGGAGCCTACATCCAGGTTCAACTTGGACTAGCGGGCGAGGCGCGAGATAGGGCGCAGAACTTGATTAATAAGGTACAGAATGCGCGGGATGAGATTGATAGAGAGTAG
- a CDS encoding carboxypeptidase regulatory-like domain-containing protein, translating into MFTNIRVVFLGAIVALLACIPAAWSQSTSTIRGTVTDSSGAVVTNAKVTIHNQATSEERITQTDSAGNYIAPSLPVGTYRITAQATGMQTAVASNLVLEVARTVEQDFKLKVTDVSQTIEVTGAAPVIEGTTVGVGQVVNQNTVQQIPLNGRHFVDMGLLVAGSVTPPQVGNLTAPLRGQGSFSFNTAGSREDAVNFMINGINLNDMVQNQITFQPSINTVSEFKVDNQTYGAEYGRNSGAIVNIATRSGTNALHGEIFEFVRNHAFDARNFFNKETSPTGQHLRQSTFKRNNFGGAVGGPIWKDRTFFFLSYEALRQRQGVDTSATVLSPTDRAGVTSPVIQQLLQFIPLPNSGTSFISSALAPVNIDQGTADISHSFNSNDRLHGYYALQQDLRQEPILQGNNIPGFGDTRHSRRQIFTLNETHVFSSNWVNEARLGVNRIFITFAPNVALNPATFGISDGVTTAIGLPQIQVNGLGGVGLNFGGPSGFPQGRGDSTAVLSDTITWLHGNHSIKFGGEFRRFNGNSFTGDTGRFTFNNLAAFQAGTASQFVVTPGNRPSRIAVNALGFFVTDNYKVLPYFTLDLGLRLDWNVSPTEARNRFVNFDPATSSLVQVGKGVGDVYNQNAYLQPRVGFAWDLFHDGKTILRSAYGYTVDQPTSNLVTPLSSNPPFANPINFAGTINIANAFTAVTAANTLSPNAVNHNLKDAYVQQWNLNVQQQVTPTLGIMIGYFGSKGTHLRLVRNLNQIEFPISTSSNIVRPFTTLASSSSFACPVAPATTCPTLTNIPEIDDASNSSYNALWASATKRISHGLEFSASYTWSKSLDDNSLGSQQGTTVPLEDSTNPRLNYGLSDYDARHRFVLSGLYDLPFHGNRFIEGWEFASIAQFQSGNPVNVVTLANFTGTAGNTIRPDQLAPVSVVNHIITDVTTGNAGLVQWFTNNGSNTVCNLGSPVPTGCLFAVPTNLTTVLGQPTTRFGTMKRNSLLGPGFQNVDLSLIKNTKITERVMAELRVEFFNILNHPNFGQPNTSGSVNSVLSVVTPGKPNPFGIINSTRFPTGDSGSARQIQFAVKFKF; encoded by the coding sequence ATGTTTACCAACATACGTGTTGTGTTCCTGGGTGCTATTGTTGCTTTGCTCGCCTGCATCCCCGCCGCCTGGAGTCAATCCACCAGCACCATTCGGGGAACCGTCACTGATTCCTCCGGTGCGGTTGTAACCAATGCCAAAGTGACCATCCACAATCAGGCCACCTCTGAAGAACGCATTACCCAGACCGACAGTGCCGGTAACTACATCGCGCCTTCGCTGCCCGTAGGCACCTATCGGATCACCGCGCAGGCGACGGGCATGCAGACCGCCGTGGCCAGCAACCTGGTCCTCGAAGTGGCCCGCACGGTCGAACAGGATTTCAAACTCAAAGTCACCGACGTCTCCCAAACCATCGAAGTCACCGGCGCAGCTCCGGTCATTGAAGGGACAACCGTCGGCGTGGGCCAGGTCGTCAACCAGAACACAGTCCAGCAGATCCCACTCAACGGCCGCCACTTTGTGGATATGGGCCTGCTGGTCGCTGGCTCCGTAACTCCTCCGCAGGTCGGCAACCTGACTGCTCCTTTGCGCGGACAGGGATCATTCTCTTTCAACACTGCAGGCTCCCGCGAAGACGCCGTCAACTTCATGATTAACGGCATCAACCTGAACGACATGGTGCAGAACCAGATCACCTTTCAACCCTCGATCAATACGGTCTCTGAATTCAAGGTTGATAATCAGACCTACGGCGCCGAATACGGCCGCAACTCAGGAGCCATCGTTAACATCGCGACCCGCTCTGGAACAAATGCCCTACATGGCGAGATCTTTGAGTTTGTGCGCAACCACGCTTTTGATGCGCGTAACTTCTTCAATAAGGAAACCAGCCCGACCGGCCAACACCTTCGCCAGTCCACCTTTAAGCGCAATAACTTCGGCGGCGCGGTGGGCGGGCCGATCTGGAAAGATCGCACGTTTTTCTTCTTGAGCTATGAAGCGCTGCGTCAACGTCAGGGAGTTGATACCAGTGCCACAGTACTGTCGCCGACTGACCGCGCAGGTGTAACCAGTCCTGTGATCCAGCAGTTGCTGCAGTTCATCCCACTGCCAAACTCGGGTACCAGCTTCATCAGCTCAGCCCTTGCCCCGGTTAACATTGATCAAGGAACCGCTGACATCAGCCACTCCTTCAACAGCAATGATCGTCTGCACGGCTACTATGCGTTGCAGCAGGACCTGCGCCAGGAACCTATCTTGCAGGGCAATAACATTCCCGGCTTTGGCGATACGCGCCACTCGCGCCGTCAGATCTTCACGTTGAACGAGACGCACGTCTTCTCGTCGAATTGGGTCAATGAGGCGCGCTTGGGGGTTAACCGCATTTTTATTACCTTCGCACCGAACGTGGCACTCAATCCGGCGACCTTCGGCATCAGCGACGGAGTCACCACTGCGATTGGATTGCCCCAAATTCAGGTGAACGGGCTCGGTGGCGTTGGTCTTAACTTTGGCGGGCCTTCCGGCTTCCCCCAGGGGCGCGGCGACAGCACGGCAGTTCTCTCCGACACCATCACCTGGCTGCACGGCAACCACAGCATCAAATTCGGCGGCGAGTTCCGCCGCTTCAATGGCAACAGCTTCACCGGTGATACCGGCAGATTCACCTTCAACAACCTTGCCGCCTTTCAAGCGGGCACTGCCAGCCAATTTGTAGTTACGCCGGGTAACCGTCCCAGCCGCATCGCTGTCAATGCTCTGGGCTTCTTTGTAACGGATAATTACAAAGTGCTGCCCTATTTCACGCTGGACCTGGGTTTGCGGCTGGATTGGAACGTGTCTCCCACCGAGGCACGCAACCGCTTTGTGAACTTTGATCCGGCGACGAGTTCGCTGGTGCAAGTGGGGAAGGGAGTTGGCGATGTTTACAACCAGAATGCCTACTTGCAGCCGCGCGTAGGCTTTGCCTGGGACCTGTTCCATGATGGGAAGACCATCCTGCGCTCCGCTTATGGCTACACCGTGGATCAGCCCACCTCAAATCTGGTGACCCCTTTGTCCTCCAACCCGCCCTTTGCCAATCCGATTAATTTCGCAGGAACCATAAATATAGCCAATGCATTCACTGCGGTAACGGCAGCGAATACGCTTTCACCCAACGCCGTGAACCACAACCTGAAAGATGCCTATGTTCAGCAGTGGAACCTGAACGTTCAGCAGCAAGTCACGCCCACGCTGGGAATCATGATCGGCTACTTCGGATCAAAGGGAACTCATTTGCGGCTGGTGCGAAATCTGAATCAAATAGAGTTTCCAATATCCACTTCGAGCAACATCGTGCGCCCATTTACAACCCTTGCCAGCAGCTCGTCATTCGCCTGCCCGGTCGCACCGGCAACAACCTGTCCTACGCTTACCAATATCCCCGAGATTGATGATGCCAGCAACTCCAGTTATAACGCCCTGTGGGCCTCAGCGACCAAGCGCATCTCGCACGGCCTTGAGTTCAGTGCTTCTTACACCTGGTCCAAGTCGCTGGATGACAACTCCTTGGGTTCGCAGCAAGGAACAACGGTTCCACTGGAAGACAGCACCAATCCGCGCCTGAACTACGGCCTCTCCGACTACGATGCTCGCCATCGCTTCGTTCTCAGCGGCCTCTACGACCTGCCATTTCATGGCAATCGCTTCATCGAAGGCTGGGAGTTCGCTAGCATTGCTCAATTCCAAAGCGGGAACCCGGTGAATGTGGTCACGTTGGCCAACTTTACAGGTACAGCAGGAAACACGATCCGGCCTGACCAACTGGCTCCTGTCAGTGTCGTTAATCACATCATTACAGACGTCACCACTGGCAATGCAGGACTCGTTCAGTGGTTCACCAACAACGGAAGCAACACCGTGTGCAACCTTGGCTCCCCAGTTCCCACGGGCTGCCTCTTCGCCGTTCCCACCAACCTTACCACCGTCTTGGGTCAGCCAACGACCCGCTTCGGAACCATGAAGCGGAACTCGCTCCTTGGGCCTGGCTTCCAAAACGTGGATCTCTCGCTCATCAAGAACACGAAAATCACCGAGCGAGTGATGGCTGAATTGCGGGTGGAGTTCTTCAACATACTCAATCATCCCAACTTTGGCCAACCCAATACTTCGGGCTCAGTGAACTCCGTGTTGAGTGTTGTGACTCCTGGCAAGCCGAACCCATTTGGCATAATCAACAGCACCCGCTTCCCGACCGGTGACTCCGGCTCGGCCCGTCAGATTCAGTTTGCCGTGAAGTTTAAGTTCTGA
- the ruvA gene encoding Holliday junction branch migration protein RuvA: protein MIAHLRGKLIAKSPSHAIVEAGGVGYELAITIPTYSGLPALDQEIALYVYTHVREDALALFGFLQRAEKQLFEKLIGVSGIGPKLGITILSGMSAEAVVAAIRGNDVATLTRIPGIGKKTAERMVLELRDKLDQFAAPPVTPVATAIEEDVISALVNLGYQRSLAERALSRIPSARNGEKQSFEVLFREALATMAK from the coding sequence ATGATTGCTCATCTGCGCGGAAAGCTGATTGCCAAGAGTCCGAGCCATGCCATTGTTGAAGCTGGGGGCGTAGGCTACGAACTTGCCATCACCATCCCCACGTATTCCGGTCTTCCTGCCTTGGACCAGGAGATCGCGCTCTATGTTTACACTCACGTCCGCGAAGATGCGCTGGCATTGTTTGGTTTTTTGCAGCGCGCAGAGAAGCAGCTCTTTGAAAAATTAATCGGCGTCAGCGGCATCGGCCCCAAACTCGGCATTACGATTTTGAGCGGCATGTCTGCCGAGGCTGTCGTGGCTGCCATCCGTGGAAACGACGTGGCTACGCTGACGCGCATTCCCGGCATCGGCAAAAAAACCGCCGAGCGCATGGTGCTGGAGTTGCGCGATAAGCTCGATCAATTTGCCGCGCCGCCGGTGACGCCCGTGGCCACGGCCATTGAGGAAGACGTGATCTCCGCCCTGGTCAACCTGGGATATCAGCGCTCCCTGGCAGAGCGCGCCCTGAGCCGCATTCCTTCTGCAAGAAATGGCGAGAAACAATCTTTCGAGGTGCTGTTTCGCGAAGCCCTGGCTACCATGGCCAAATAG
- a CDS encoding nuclear transport factor 2 family protein — MKHWFIFLSLSIVLCSLAAAQSSVPAPQTRVPSVEDELVKLERSWLAAEASGDITTLRGLIADDFIGSSSGAKVLTKDDILPALEANTNRFPKSSLGESTVRVSGDCAVLMGTVVFDDPKLGGLRVTNVYQKRGDGWQMIAAHLSPTPAAE; from the coding sequence ATGAAGCACTGGTTCATTTTCCTGAGCCTGAGTATTGTCCTGTGTTCTTTGGCGGCGGCACAATCGAGTGTGCCCGCACCCCAGACGCGCGTTCCCAGCGTAGAAGACGAGCTCGTCAAGCTGGAGCGCAGTTGGCTCGCGGCAGAGGCCTCCGGCGACATAACCACCCTTCGAGGTCTGATAGCAGATGATTTCATCGGTTCTTCATCTGGCGCCAAAGTCCTTACGAAAGATGACATTCTTCCGGCGCTGGAGGCCAACACAAACCGCTTTCCCAAATCTTCACTGGGCGAATCAACCGTACGCGTCTCCGGCGATTGTGCCGTACTGATGGGCACTGTGGTGTTTGACGATCCCAAGCTGGGTGGCTTGCGAGTGACCAACGTGTATCAGAAGCGTGGGGACGGCTGGCAGATGATTGCAGCGCATCTCTCGCCGACTCCGGCCGCGGAATAA